A stretch of Mesorhizobium sp. M2A.F.Ca.ET.046.03.2.1 DNA encodes these proteins:
- a CDS encoding polysaccharide biosynthesis tyrosine autokinase: protein MNYANFPLDKRTPLPSADQEKGEDFIDVERLLGMAARQAKVVAICAAIGLFLGVVYLQTTPKQYTSVASVLIDEGMNKVMDDISAASATRQTDATILSQIEILNSARLASEVVDKLKLDQNHDFMSPPQSALAKGIGFLRGIVAYFRGNATDQLPGIQNVDAATREAMIKTATHDYAVLMLQTGLSADRVSRSNVISISYQATNPALATAITKAYADAYLADQLNASFDATERAAVWLQGRLTELRESSQAASLAVEKFRAEHGLSANSDGQLLSDKQLADLNAQLIVAQADTARTSARYQQYKAIVDSGSESAFNDSAVAADQPSSSVIIGLKTRYLAIAKRLQDVETNFGKDHPQAVALAKEKADVSAQIFGQLKQITESYRNDFEVAQARETALRDKISTAAGKSSIDNQSQVKLKELDQQAQALTTLYQTFLSRYEEASQQQSFPVGKVRIISDATMPLAASGPRTMRVLALSLVLGLMLGAGFGGLNEFNERFFRTGEDIRDRAGLKFLGYLPTIGGGRAKDSKADDLPADGKVASLSSAERRARMRVSIDAPASMFAETLRNAKIAFDVVMEDRGSRVIGVISVLPGEGKSTVAANLAGLLAANGAKTLLVDGDLRNPGLSRSLGMEAEQGLMEAVVNGQTWQSVGKVDRQTKLAIIPAVLRGQFSHTSELLGSAGMRRFIENAKETFEYIIVDLPPLGPVVDAKAFAPLVDGFVLVTEWGRTPRNMVRSMLESEPYIANKVIGAVLNKVDLKKLAKYGALGGSERFFDRYSSYYLEKSEARAKQAA, encoded by the coding sequence ATGAATTATGCCAACTTCCCTCTCGACAAGAGGACGCCCTTGCCCAGTGCCGATCAGGAAAAGGGTGAAGACTTCATCGATGTCGAGCGTCTGCTTGGCATGGCCGCCCGTCAGGCCAAGGTGGTGGCGATCTGCGCCGCCATCGGCCTGTTCCTGGGCGTGGTCTATCTGCAGACCACGCCCAAGCAGTATACGTCCGTGGCGAGCGTCCTGATCGACGAGGGCATGAACAAGGTCATGGACGACATCTCGGCCGCCAGCGCCACGCGGCAGACCGACGCGACGATCCTCAGCCAGATCGAGATCCTCAATTCGGCGCGGCTGGCGTCTGAGGTGGTCGACAAGTTGAAGCTCGACCAGAACCACGACTTCATGAGCCCGCCTCAATCGGCTCTGGCCAAGGGCATTGGGTTCCTGCGCGGCATCGTCGCCTATTTCCGCGGCAATGCCACCGATCAACTCCCTGGCATCCAGAATGTCGATGCCGCCACGCGCGAAGCCATGATCAAGACCGCGACTCACGACTACGCGGTTCTTATGCTGCAGACAGGATTATCGGCCGATCGCGTCAGCCGCTCCAATGTCATCAGCATCAGCTACCAGGCGACAAATCCTGCACTCGCCACGGCCATCACCAAGGCCTATGCGGACGCCTATCTCGCCGACCAGCTCAACGCCAGCTTCGACGCCACCGAGCGCGCGGCCGTGTGGCTGCAGGGCCGGCTGACCGAGTTGCGCGAAAGCTCGCAGGCCGCTTCGCTGGCGGTCGAGAAGTTCAGGGCCGAGCACGGCCTTTCCGCCAACAGCGACGGCCAGTTGCTGAGCGACAAGCAACTCGCCGACCTTAACGCCCAGCTCATCGTCGCGCAGGCCGATACGGCTCGCACCAGCGCCCGCTACCAGCAGTACAAGGCGATCGTCGACAGCGGCTCGGAAAGCGCCTTCAACGATTCGGCCGTAGCGGCTGACCAGCCGAGCAGCTCGGTCATCATCGGGCTCAAGACCCGCTATCTGGCCATTGCCAAGCGCCTGCAGGACGTTGAGACCAATTTCGGCAAGGATCACCCGCAGGCGGTCGCGCTGGCCAAGGAAAAGGCCGATGTCTCGGCGCAGATCTTCGGGCAGCTGAAGCAGATCACCGAAAGCTACCGCAACGACTTCGAAGTGGCGCAGGCGCGCGAGACCGCGCTTCGCGACAAGATTTCCACAGCCGCCGGCAAGAGCTCGATCGACAATCAGTCGCAGGTGAAGCTGAAGGAACTCGACCAGCAGGCGCAGGCGCTGACCACGCTCTACCAGACCTTCCTTAGCCGCTATGAGGAAGCTTCGCAGCAGCAGTCCTTCCCGGTCGGCAAGGTCCGCATCATTTCCGACGCGACGATGCCGCTGGCGGCCTCGGGCCCTCGCACCATGCGTGTGCTGGCGCTGTCTCTGGTGCTCGGCCTGATGCTCGGCGCCGGTTTCGGCGGCCTCAACGAGTTCAACGAGCGCTTCTTCAGGACGGGCGAGGATATTCGTGATCGCGCCGGCCTGAAATTCCTCGGCTATCTGCCGACGATCGGCGGCGGCAGGGCCAAGGATTCCAAGGCCGACGACCTGCCGGCCGACGGCAAGGTGGCCAGCCTCTCCTCGGCCGAGAGGCGCGCGCGCATGCGCGTCAGCATCGATGCTCCGGCTTCGATGTTCGCCGAGACGCTGCGCAACGCCAAGATCGCCTTCGACGTCGTGATGGAGGACCGCGGCAGCCGGGTCATCGGCGTCATTTCGGTGCTGCCGGGCGAGGGCAAATCGACGGTGGCCGCGAACCTCGCCGGCCTGCTTGCCGCAAATGGCGCCAAGACCTTGCTCGTCGACGGCGACCTGCGCAATCCTGGCTTGAGCCGCAGCCTTGGCATGGAGGCCGAGCAGGGCCTGATGGAGGCGGTGGTCAATGGCCAGACCTGGCAGTCGGTCGGCAAGGTCGACCGCCAGACCAAGCTTGCGATCATTCCAGCCGTGCTCCGTGGCCAGTTCTCGCACACCAGCGAGCTGCTGGGCTCCGCCGGTATGCGGCGCTTCATCGAGAACGCCAAGGAGACGTTCGAGTACATCATCGTCGACCTGCCGCCGCTCGGCCCCGTCGTCGACGCCAAGGCTTTCGCGCCGCTGGTCGACGGCTTCGTGCTGGTCACCGAATGGGGCCGCACGCCGCGCAACATGGTGCGCTCGATGCTGGAATCGGAGCCCTATATCGCCAACAAGGTGATTGGGGCGGTGCTCAACAAGGTCGATTTGAAGAAGCTGGCCAAATACGGCGCGCTCGGCGGCTCGGAAAGGTTCTTCGACCGCTACTCGAGCTACTATCTGGAGAAGTCGGAAGCGCGCGCCAAGCAGGCTGCCTGA
- a CDS encoding glycosyltransferase has translation MLHVLYLVHDVSDPAVRRRVQMLKAGGAGVTLAGFRRTTSPVAEIEGVRPVDLGATRDGRFAQRLGAVAKAAMSIGAKLGAMSRPDLIIARNLEMLALARRANAALGANVPIVYECLDIHRLVLRDDFVGRTLRGAERRLARDVKLLVTSSPAFIANYFELFGQIGAPVELIENKYFEAASVVAAHSFEDDGPATPPWRIGWFGALRCRRSLELVADFTRRQAGRFEVVLRGRPALSEFPDFQGFVEAEPWLSFEGPYRNPEDMAAIYGQVHFSWAIDFFEAGQNSEWLLPNRLYEGCRFGAVPISMAGTETGRFLKGQDIGVLLSEATPEGLEAMLGRMDQDRYRALKSRVLARNPRTWSYDRSDCAAFVEKLRGLTAMPSAFAAAA, from the coding sequence ATGCTGCATGTCTTGTACCTTGTGCATGACGTATCCGACCCGGCAGTGCGCCGGAGGGTCCAGATGCTCAAGGCAGGAGGCGCCGGGGTCACCCTGGCGGGCTTCCGCCGCACCACCAGTCCGGTCGCCGAGATCGAGGGTGTCAGGCCTGTCGACCTCGGCGCGACACGCGACGGCCGATTCGCGCAGCGCCTCGGGGCGGTCGCCAAGGCGGCCATGTCGATCGGCGCGAAGCTGGGCGCCATGTCCAGGCCGGATCTCATCATCGCGCGCAATCTCGAAATGCTGGCGCTTGCCCGCCGCGCCAATGCCGCCCTCGGGGCGAACGTGCCCATCGTCTATGAATGCCTCGACATCCATCGCCTGGTGCTGCGCGACGATTTTGTCGGCAGGACATTGCGCGGCGCCGAGCGTCGTCTCGCCCGCGACGTGAAGCTTCTGGTGACCAGTTCGCCGGCCTTCATCGCCAATTATTTCGAGCTCTTCGGGCAGATCGGCGCGCCTGTCGAGCTGATCGAGAACAAATATTTCGAGGCGGCATCCGTTGTCGCCGCGCATTCTTTCGAGGACGACGGCCCGGCGACGCCGCCCTGGCGGATCGGCTGGTTCGGTGCGCTGCGCTGCCGCCGCTCGCTGGAGCTGGTGGCCGACTTCACCCGCCGGCAGGCGGGGCGTTTCGAGGTCGTGCTCAGAGGCCGCCCGGCGCTGTCCGAATTTCCGGATTTTCAAGGTTTCGTCGAGGCCGAGCCGTGGCTTTCGTTCGAGGGGCCTTACCGCAATCCGGAGGACATGGCGGCCATCTACGGGCAAGTGCATTTCTCTTGGGCGATCGATTTCTTCGAAGCCGGCCAGAATTCCGAATGGCTGCTTCCCAACCGCCTCTACGAGGGCTGCCGCTTCGGCGCCGTGCCGATCTCGATGGCCGGCACCGAAACCGGCCGGTTCCTCAAAGGGCAGGACATCGGCGTGCTTCTGTCCGAGGCGACGCCCGAAGGTCTTGAGGCGATGCTCGGCCGAATGGATCAGGACAGATACCGCGCCCTGAAGTCGCGGGTGTTGGCGCGCAATCCTCGGACCTGGAGCTACGACCGCAGCGACTGCGCGGCCTTCGTCGAAAAGCTGCGCGGCCTCACCGCCATGCCTTCGGCTTTTGCGGCGGCGGCATGA
- a CDS encoding glycosyltransferase family 2 protein — translation MAGRSIDICICTFRRPELADTLRSVAALEKPEGLEIGIVVADNDDEPGAQKLVKALAEELKLPIRYRHAPARNISIARNACLDASVSDFVAFIDDDETASPGWLVELMATADATGAAAVLGPVRAHYRQDAPDWMQKGDFHSTLPVWVRGEIRTGYTCNVLLRTTDASLRGRRFSLSRGQTGGEDTEFFDAMVKAGGRIAFAPQAFVDEVVPRARAAFDWLRRRRFRFGQTHGHLIGHGAGGIRRAGQVGLASAKAAYCFGMAVLTAISPVRRNRSVLRGIMHVGVVSGLVGVREIRQYGLTSPEQGNKRAA, via the coding sequence ATGGCCGGCCGCTCGATCGACATCTGCATCTGCACCTTCCGCCGGCCTGAGCTGGCCGACACGCTGCGCTCCGTCGCCGCCCTGGAGAAGCCTGAAGGTTTGGAGATCGGCATCGTCGTTGCCGATAATGACGATGAACCAGGCGCCCAAAAGCTGGTGAAGGCGCTGGCCGAGGAATTGAAGCTGCCGATCCGCTATCGCCACGCGCCGGCGCGCAATATCTCGATTGCCCGCAACGCCTGTCTCGACGCCAGCGTGTCGGACTTCGTCGCCTTCATCGACGATGACGAGACGGCGTCGCCCGGCTGGCTGGTCGAGTTGATGGCGACGGCCGACGCCACCGGCGCCGCGGCGGTGCTTGGGCCGGTGCGGGCGCATTATCGCCAGGACGCGCCGGACTGGATGCAAAAGGGCGACTTTCACTCGACCTTGCCGGTCTGGGTTCGCGGCGAGATCCGCACCGGTTACACCTGCAACGTCCTGCTCAGAACGACCGACGCGAGCCTGCGCGGCCGGCGCTTCAGCCTGTCGCGCGGCCAGACCGGCGGCGAGGATACCGAGTTCTTCGATGCCATGGTCAAGGCCGGCGGCCGCATCGCCTTTGCGCCGCAAGCCTTCGTCGACGAGGTCGTGCCGCGCGCCAGGGCCGCGTTCGATTGGCTGCGCCGTCGCCGCTTCCGCTTCGGCCAGACGCATGGCCATTTGATCGGCCACGGCGCCGGCGGCATCCGCCGCGCCGGCCAGGTCGGGCTGGCTTCGGCCAAGGCCGCTTACTGCTTCGGCATGGCTGTTTTGACCGCGATCAGCCCGGTGCGACGGAACCGCAGCGTGCTGCGCGGCATTATGCACGTTGGTGTCGTCTCCGGTTTGGTCGGCGTCCGTGAAATCCGCCAGTACGGCCTCACTTCGCCAGAACAAGGGAACAAGCGTGCAGCCTGA
- a CDS encoding metallophosphoesterase family protein — protein MDMRDTIVYAIGDVHGCHDELRALEQKIELDAQQFRGRKIIIMLGDYIDRGPHSRRVVDHLMAPPPRGFQRVCLVGNHEVALLFYLDGHLSRETWLGYGGRETLFSYGVDPDRLISLYGSSTQADARIREAIPASHVDFLRTLPAMVCSDQFVFVHAGIRPGIALEAQDEGDLLNIREEFFEAAHRLDRWVVHGHTIVDVPKLDGRRLDIDTGAFQTGRLTALRIVGKYGRLLSSRD, from the coding sequence ATGGATATGCGCGACACGATCGTCTATGCGATCGGCGACGTGCATGGCTGTCATGACGAACTGCGCGCGCTGGAACAGAAAATCGAGCTCGACGCGCAGCAGTTCCGCGGCCGCAAGATCATCATCATGCTGGGCGACTATATCGATCGCGGGCCGCATTCGCGGCGCGTGGTCGACCATCTGATGGCGCCGCCGCCGAGGGGTTTTCAGCGCGTCTGCCTCGTGGGAAACCATGAAGTCGCGCTGCTCTTTTATCTGGACGGACATCTCTCGCGTGAAACCTGGCTCGGCTATGGCGGCCGCGAGACCCTGTTCTCCTACGGCGTCGACCCCGACCGGCTGATAAGCCTCTACGGTTCGAGCACCCAGGCGGACGCACGCATACGCGAGGCCATTCCCGCCAGCCATGTCGACTTCCTGCGCACGCTGCCGGCGATGGTCTGCTCCGACCAATTCGTCTTCGTTCATGCCGGCATCCGGCCTGGCATCGCGCTGGAGGCACAGGACGAGGGCGACCTCCTCAACATCCGCGAGGAGTTCTTCGAGGCGGCGCACCGGCTCGACCGCTGGGTGGTGCACGGGCACACGATCGTCGACGTCCCAAAGCTCGACGGGCGCCGGCTCGACATCGACACCGGCGCCTTCCAGACCGGGCGGCTGACCGCGCTCAGGATCGTCGGCAAATACGGCCGGCTGCTGTCGTCACGGGATTAG
- a CDS encoding glycosyltransferase family 2 protein: protein MQPDVSFVIAAYNAEATLDRAIAGAIAQLGVTVEVIVVDDQSRDGTLDVARAYPEDIVKVVALPQNRGPGGARNAGLDFARGRWVAVLDSDDAVLPGRMAAMIARAEAAGAQIAVDNVQVVREDGTPDDTMFPAGYLEGLSEISLADYIEGNLVFESRFNLGYLKPVFQRRFLDDNKLRYDEKLRIGEDYILLASALASGGRCAVEPTVGYVYHIRTGSISRVLELHHVEAMTRADAAFAAAYPMDSTAKAAFARRGRSLRKAASFLSLVQHIKARAPLKAIGAALRDPAAIGHLSMPIAVRLRRVAAQVRRGGGEMKHAGDLIAGDR from the coding sequence GTGCAGCCTGACGTCAGCTTCGTCATCGCCGCCTACAATGCGGAGGCCACTCTCGACCGCGCCATCGCCGGCGCGATCGCGCAACTGGGCGTGACCGTCGAGGTCATCGTCGTCGACGACCAGTCGCGCGACGGCACGCTGGATGTGGCGCGCGCCTATCCTGAAGACATCGTCAAGGTGGTGGCGTTGCCGCAGAATCGCGGACCAGGCGGTGCCAGGAATGCCGGCCTCGATTTCGCGCGCGGCCGCTGGGTGGCGGTGCTGGATTCCGATGACGCCGTTCTTCCTGGCCGCATGGCGGCGATGATCGCGCGGGCGGAAGCGGCCGGCGCCCAAATCGCCGTCGACAATGTCCAGGTCGTGCGCGAGGACGGCACGCCCGACGACACCATGTTCCCGGCAGGCTATCTCGAGGGCTTAAGCGAGATCTCGCTGGCCGATTATATCGAGGGCAATCTGGTTTTCGAATCGCGCTTCAATCTCGGCTATCTCAAGCCGGTCTTCCAGCGCCGCTTCCTCGACGACAACAAGCTGCGCTACGACGAGAAGCTGCGCATCGGCGAGGACTACATTCTGCTTGCAAGCGCGCTGGCCAGCGGTGGCCGTTGCGCTGTCGAGCCGACCGTCGGTTATGTCTACCATATCCGCACCGGCTCGATCTCACGGGTGCTCGAATTGCACCACGTCGAGGCAATGACGCGCGCCGACGCCGCCTTCGCTGCGGCATATCCCATGGACAGCACCGCGAAGGCGGCCTTCGCCCGGCGCGGCCGCAGCCTGCGCAAGGCGGCGTCGTTCCTGTCCCTGGTCCAGCACATCAAGGCGCGCGCGCCGCTCAAGGCAATCGGGGCGGCGCTCAGGGATCCGGCCGCGATCGGGCATTTGTCGATGCCGATCGCGGTCCGGCTCAGAAGGGTTGCGGCGCAGGTTCGCCGTGGGGGCGGGGAGATGAAGCATGCGGGCGATTTGATAGCCGGCGATAGGTAG
- a CDS encoding glycosyltransferase family 2 protein, with amino-acid sequence MTQANPSILIVIPCLNEAAHIGGLLDRLRPAAARLGGRIVVADGGSSDGTQAIVEKIVAKDPRVILLANPKRLQSAAINLAVATLGEGADYLIRIDAHGGYPDDYCDRLVEEAIATGADSVVVSMLTAGTGAVQKAVAAAQNSKLGTGGSKHRHVSEGEWVDHGHHALMRIAAFSHAGGYDESFSHNEDAELDYRLRQAGYRIWMSGRTHMIYYPRSSLKSLYFQYLGYGRGRARNVLKHRMVPKVRQMVPLLVAPVVLLALFSFVHWLAAVPFLLWAAVCLGYGLATAVRQRNASIALAGVSAMVMHFGWSVGFWQQLLTPRSQREVA; translated from the coding sequence ATGACGCAGGCAAATCCATCGATCCTGATTGTCATTCCCTGCCTCAACGAGGCGGCCCATATCGGCGGCCTGCTCGATCGGTTGCGGCCCGCGGCGGCACGGCTCGGCGGGCGCATCGTCGTCGCGGACGGCGGCAGCAGCGACGGCACGCAGGCCATCGTCGAAAAGATCGTGGCGAAGGATCCTCGGGTCATCCTGCTCGCCAATCCGAAGCGCCTGCAAAGCGCTGCCATCAATCTGGCGGTGGCGACCCTCGGCGAAGGCGCCGACTATCTCATCCGCATCGACGCGCATGGCGGTTATCCGGACGATTACTGCGACCGGCTGGTCGAGGAAGCCATTGCCACCGGCGCCGATTCGGTCGTCGTTTCGATGCTGACCGCCGGCACCGGGGCCGTGCAGAAGGCCGTCGCGGCGGCGCAGAATTCCAAGCTTGGCACCGGCGGCTCGAAGCACCGGCACGTGTCCGAGGGCGAATGGGTCGACCACGGACACCACGCGCTGATGCGCATCGCCGCTTTCAGCCATGCCGGCGGCTATGACGAGAGCTTCAGCCACAACGAGGACGCCGAGCTCGACTACCGTCTGCGCCAGGCCGGTTACCGCATCTGGATGAGCGGCAGGACGCACATGATCTACTATCCGCGCTCGTCGCTGAAGAGCCTCTATTTCCAGTATCTTGGCTATGGCCGCGGCCGCGCCAGGAATGTGCTCAAGCACCGCATGGTGCCGAAGGTCCGGCAGATGGTCCCGCTGCTGGTGGCGCCCGTGGTGCTGTTGGCCCTGTTCTCCTTCGTCCACTGGCTGGCGGCGGTGCCGTTCCTTTTGTGGGCGGCGGTGTGCCTCGGCTACGGCTTGGCGACGGCGGTGCGCCAGCGCAACGCCAGCATCGCGCTGGCCGGCGTCTCGGCCATGGTCATGCATTTCGGTTGGTCCGTCGGCTTCTGGCAGCAGCTTTTGACGCCGCGCTCGCAGCGCGAGGTGGCGTGA
- the galU gene encoding UTP--glucose-1-phosphate uridylyltransferase GalU, translating to MQKVRKAVIPVAGLGTRFLPATKSMPKEMLPVVDKPVVQYAVDEAFEAGIEHIVFVTGRNKAVIEDYFDLHPELIGTLEQTGKKAQLASLESLLPVAGATSFIRQQSPQGLGHAVWCARDVIGNEPFALLLPDMVSFGARGCLAETVDLYQRTGGNVIAVERCDPAETSKYGIVGRGDEVGSGFQVTEMVEKPAPAKAPSNFYINGRYVLQPEIFALLGNQQRGAGNEIQLTDAMVRLAQSQPFYAQPFDGRMFDCGSKEGFIEATIAFALARDDMKGPVFEMLQQFVRSHERREVAA from the coding sequence ATGCAGAAAGTCAGGAAGGCAGTCATCCCGGTGGCGGGGCTCGGAACGCGGTTCCTGCCGGCAACCAAGTCCATGCCGAAGGAAATGCTTCCCGTCGTCGACAAGCCCGTCGTGCAATATGCCGTCGACGAGGCGTTCGAGGCCGGCATCGAGCACATCGTCTTCGTCACCGGCCGCAACAAGGCGGTTATCGAGGACTATTTCGACCTGCATCCTGAACTGATCGGCACGCTGGAACAGACCGGCAAGAAGGCGCAGCTCGCATCGCTGGAGAGCCTGCTGCCGGTGGCCGGCGCCACCTCCTTCATCCGCCAGCAGTCGCCGCAGGGCCTCGGTCACGCCGTCTGGTGCGCTCGCGACGTGATCGGCAACGAGCCCTTCGCGCTGCTGCTTCCCGACATGGTGTCCTTCGGCGCGCGCGGCTGCCTCGCCGAGACCGTCGATCTCTATCAGCGGACCGGCGGCAACGTCATCGCCGTCGAGCGCTGCGATCCCGCCGAAACCAGCAAATACGGCATTGTCGGCCGCGGCGACGAGGTCGGCTCCGGCTTCCAGGTCACTGAGATGGTCGAAAAGCCCGCGCCCGCCAAGGCGCCGTCGAATTTCTACATCAATGGCCGCTACGTGCTGCAGCCGGAAATCTTCGCGCTGCTCGGCAATCAGCAGCGCGGCGCCGGCAACGAGATCCAGCTCACCGACGCCATGGTGCGCCTCGCCCAGAGCCAGCCCTTCTATGCGCAGCCTTTCGATGGCCGCATGTTCGACTGCGGCTCCAAGGAAGGCTTCATCGAAGCCACCATCGCCTTCGCCCTGGCTCGCGACGACATGAAAGGCCCTGTCTTCGAAATGCTGCAGCAATTCGTCCGGTCGCATGAGCGCCGGGAAGTAGCCGCATAA
- a CDS encoding polysaccharide pyruvyl transferase family protein, whose protein sequence is MKIIVENTVCLNTGDAAILLAIRHILRTVAGDGLRFFVFDSQPEVAARLYPKKDYPDLEFHKLLSETLFRYPSGSGVKDRLKPHYNRLVHKVLRNFGSDSLLGRAFFKESDRRGLDIYQNADLVVTTGGTYLVENYNLERRLNQFRLDAAIGKDPVFFTQSLGPFNKPYNRHELSPIFDRSPLILLRDERSRHHIADMVKEPGKCHVVADAVFALADTDRIGKRLASTQPPAQTGRVAISVRHWNYVNDGQDGMRRYIDSVREIATILVRDHGKQVTFVSTCQGVPEYAHDDSKTARKIVAELDPEIARNVSVDASFHTPEQLMALVKGFDFVVATRMHMMIMSLCVGTPVLPIAYEFKTKEVAKRIGVADLLLDIDTVTPPEAAEKLGRFVDKLEDYRRTILQAVLEEHASAMSAAELLKPLMAKASAQIARDVGKRGEQYPARLGEDRHKDEGKPVVEA, encoded by the coding sequence ATGAAGATCATCGTCGAGAACACGGTCTGCCTGAACACGGGAGACGCAGCGATCCTGCTGGCCATTCGCCACATTCTGAGGACTGTCGCCGGCGACGGCTTGCGCTTTTTCGTCTTCGACAGCCAGCCCGAGGTCGCCGCGAGGCTCTATCCAAAGAAGGATTACCCCGACCTCGAATTTCACAAGCTCCTGTCGGAGACCCTCTTCCGCTACCCTTCGGGAAGCGGTGTGAAGGATCGGCTCAAGCCGCACTACAACCGGCTGGTCCACAAGGTGCTTCGGAATTTCGGATCTGACAGCCTTCTCGGCCGCGCCTTTTTCAAGGAGAGCGACCGCCGCGGCCTCGATATCTACCAGAACGCCGACCTCGTGGTCACGACTGGCGGCACCTATCTGGTCGAGAACTACAACCTTGAACGGCGACTGAACCAGTTCCGCCTGGATGCGGCCATCGGCAAGGATCCCGTATTCTTCACGCAGTCCCTCGGTCCGTTCAACAAGCCTTACAATCGACACGAACTGAGCCCGATTTTTGATCGCAGTCCGCTCATCCTGCTGCGCGACGAGCGCTCCCGCCACCACATAGCGGACATGGTCAAGGAGCCGGGCAAATGTCACGTGGTGGCCGATGCCGTGTTTGCCCTTGCCGACACGGACCGCATCGGCAAGCGGCTCGCCTCGACTCAGCCGCCTGCGCAGACCGGCCGCGTCGCGATTTCCGTCCGCCACTGGAACTACGTCAATGACGGCCAAGACGGGATGCGCCGCTATATCGATTCGGTACGCGAGATCGCGACCATCCTTGTCCGGGACCATGGCAAGCAGGTGACCTTTGTCTCCACCTGCCAGGGCGTTCCAGAATATGCCCATGACGATTCCAAGACAGCACGCAAGATCGTCGCCGAGCTCGATCCAGAAATTGCGAGGAATGTCAGCGTGGACGCTTCATTCCACACCCCCGAGCAACTGATGGCTCTGGTCAAGGGTTTCGACTTCGTCGTCGCGACCCGCATGCACATGATGATCATGTCGCTCTGCGTGGGAACGCCTGTGCTTCCGATCGCCTATGAGTTCAAGACCAAGGAAGTCGCCAAGAGGATCGGTGTTGCCGATCTGCTGCTCGATATCGACACTGTCACCCCGCCGGAGGCGGCCGAAAAGCTCGGCCGGTTCGTCGACAAGCTTGAAGACTACCGCCGCACCATCCTCCAAGCCGTGCTCGAGGAACATGCTTCGGCGATGTCTGCCGCGGAGTTGCTGAAGCCTCTCATGGCCAAGGCATCAGCGCAGATTGCGCGCGATGTTGGCAAGCGTGGTGAGCAGTATCCTGCGCGGCTGGGGGAAGATCGCCATAAGGACGAAGGCAAGCCCGTAGTCGAGGCATAA